A genomic region of Janthinobacterium lividum contains the following coding sequences:
- the pepF gene encoding oligoendopeptidase F: MPTTALKRPVLTLLALGFAISTAFAAPAPTDRQADRWDLTALYQNDAAFDADAKKLSAQLQQLGACKGQLKASPARLKSCLDLYADARKRVNTLTTYAAQYYDQDTGDSKGNQLNQRAALLGNDFSQATTFLQPEILALGSQRIDAMLAKDKGLQLYRFQLSNMLRSAPHTLDAAGEQLVAQFGLATSSAASVYRTLANAEIPWPTVTLSDGTQVRLDQAAYTKYRDDDKRADRKLVFDAFFGKWKEYERTFGETLYGQLKTDAAYAKVRRYADSQSAALDADHLPPAVYQTLIAQTNANLPTLHRYFKLRARMLGVKDLAYYDIYAPLLKSDRTFPLAEGKQMMLASVAPLGPDYVKALTAAVDARWMDVYPRPRKVAGAYMNGDAYDVHPFVLLNYTDNYEAVSTLTHEWGHAMHSVLANKAQPSIYAPYSIFVAEIASTTNEALLLDARLKQAKDDDERLLYLGAALENLRGTFFRQAMFAEFEAAIHGKVDKGESLTGEEITAIYAGILKRYHGEAQGVMTIDPAYALEWAYVPHFYHGFYVFQYATSIAAAQDFAQRILDKEPGALAAYLKMLGAGGSAYPYELVKAAGVDLASPKPYQALVARMNGIMDQIEAIESKRGK; the protein is encoded by the coding sequence ATGCCGACAACCGCGCTCAAACGCCCCGTACTGACCCTGCTGGCCCTCGGCTTTGCCATCTCCACCGCCTTCGCCGCGCCGGCTCCCACCGACCGCCAGGCCGACCGCTGGGATTTGACGGCGCTGTATCAAAACGATGCCGCGTTCGACGCCGACGCGAAAAAGCTGTCGGCCCAGTTGCAGCAACTGGGCGCCTGCAAAGGGCAGCTGAAAGCCTCGCCGGCCCGGCTGAAAAGCTGCCTGGACCTGTACGCCGATGCGCGCAAGCGCGTCAACACGCTCACCACCTATGCGGCGCAGTACTACGACCAGGATACGGGCGACAGCAAGGGCAACCAGCTGAACCAGCGCGCCGCCCTGCTGGGCAACGATTTCTCCCAGGCGACGACCTTTCTGCAGCCGGAAATCCTTGCCCTGGGCAGCCAGCGCATCGATGCCATGCTGGCGAAGGACAAGGGCTTGCAGCTGTACCGTTTTCAATTGAGCAACATGCTGCGCAGCGCGCCGCATACGCTCGACGCGGCTGGCGAGCAGCTGGTGGCGCAGTTTGGCCTGGCAACAAGCTCGGCCGCCAGCGTCTACCGCACCCTGGCCAATGCGGAAATCCCGTGGCCGACCGTCACCCTGTCGGACGGTACACAAGTGCGCCTCGACCAGGCGGCCTACACGAAATACCGCGACGATGACAAACGTGCCGACCGCAAGCTGGTGTTCGACGCCTTCTTCGGCAAGTGGAAGGAATATGAACGCACGTTCGGCGAAACCCTGTACGGCCAGCTGAAGACGGATGCCGCGTATGCGAAGGTGCGCCGCTATGCCGACTCGCAAAGCGCGGCGCTCGACGCCGACCATTTGCCGCCAGCCGTCTACCAGACCCTGATCGCGCAAACCAACGCCAATCTGCCCACCTTGCACCGCTACTTCAAGCTGCGCGCGCGCATGCTGGGCGTCAAGGACCTCGCGTATTACGACATCTATGCGCCGCTGCTGAAAAGCGACCGCACCTTCCCGCTGGCCGAAGGCAAGCAGATGATGCTGGCCTCCGTCGCGCCGCTGGGGCCCGACTATGTGAAGGCGCTCACCGCCGCCGTGGACGCGCGCTGGATGGATGTGTATCCGCGCCCGCGCAAGGTGGCGGGCGCGTACATGAATGGCGACGCGTACGACGTGCATCCGTTCGTGCTCCTCAACTACACGGACAATTACGAAGCCGTCAGCACCCTGACGCACGAATGGGGCCACGCCATGCACTCGGTGCTGGCCAACAAGGCGCAGCCATCGATCTATGCACCGTACAGCATCTTTGTGGCGGAAATCGCCTCGACGACGAACGAGGCGCTGCTGCTCGATGCGCGCCTGAAGCAGGCCAAGGATGACGACGAGCGCCTGTTGTACCTGGGCGCGGCGCTGGAAAACCTGCGCGGCACCTTCTTCCGCCAAGCCATGTTTGCCGAATTCGAGGCGGCCATCCACGGCAAGGTGGACAAGGGAGAATCGCTGACGGGCGAAGAGATCACGGCCATCTATGCCGGCATCCTCAAGCGCTACCACGGCGAAGCGCAGGGCGTCATGACCATCGATCCCGCCTACGCGCTGGAATGGGCCTACGTACCGCATTTTTATCACGGCTTCTACGTGTTCCAGTACGCCACCTCGATCGCGGCAGCGCAGGATTTCGCGCAGCGCATCCTCGACAAGGAACCGGGCGCGCTGGCCGCCTACCTGAAGATGCTCGGCGCGGGCGGCTCGGCCTATCCGTATGAACTGGTGAAGGCGGCCGGTGTCGACCTGGCCTCGCCGAAACCGTACCAGGCGCTGGTGGCGCGCATGAACGGCATCATGGACCAGATCGAGGCGATTGAGAGCAAACGGGGCAAATAA
- a CDS encoding amidohydrolase, with protein MKLSALPLKKITFAAVLACAGSAHGAALPPAIAAQLAANYPAVESLYLDLHRHPELAFQEVETAKKLAEKVKALGFDVTTGVGGTGVVAILRNGPGPVVMLRTEIDALPVLEKTGLPFASSVVTKNAAGESVPVMHACGHDVHMSAWYGSAKLMADNRQHWSGTLMLVGQPAEEPLLGAAAMLKDGLFTRFPKPDYALSFHDEATLPSGTVGYHAGYFRAAADTISITVYGQGGHGAAPHDTRDPVVMAARIVLALQTLVSRENNPMDPVVITVGSIHGGTQANIVPDQVTMQLTVRTFKDAVRKRVLASIAREVKGEAFAAGAPKEPLVEIRPGTDAVYNDPDLTLRMVSTLQKSLGAANVTEMPAKMTSEDFANYGQAGVKAVLLHIGAVEPGKLAAAKASGKPLAGPHSPQWAPEYQPTIKAAITAETSILLDLLGKKQ; from the coding sequence ATGAAACTTTCCGCATTGCCCCTGAAGAAAATCACCTTTGCCGCCGTCCTCGCCTGTGCCGGCAGCGCCCACGGCGCGGCCCTGCCGCCCGCCATCGCGGCCCAGCTCGCAGCCAATTACCCGGCCGTGGAAAGCCTATACCTGGACTTGCACCGCCACCCGGAACTGGCGTTCCAGGAAGTCGAGACGGCAAAAAAACTGGCCGAGAAGGTCAAGGCGCTCGGTTTTGACGTGACCACCGGCGTCGGCGGCACGGGCGTCGTCGCCATCCTGCGCAACGGCCCCGGTCCCGTCGTCATGCTGCGCACGGAAATCGATGCGCTGCCGGTGCTGGAAAAGACCGGCCTGCCGTTTGCCAGCAGCGTGGTGACGAAAAACGCGGCCGGCGAAAGCGTGCCGGTGATGCATGCCTGCGGCCACGACGTGCACATGTCGGCCTGGTATGGCAGCGCCAAGCTGATGGCCGACAACCGCCAGCACTGGAGCGGCACCCTGATGCTGGTGGGCCAGCCGGCCGAAGAACCGCTGCTGGGCGCGGCCGCCATGCTGAAGGACGGCCTGTTCACGCGCTTCCCGAAACCGGACTATGCCCTGTCCTTCCACGATGAAGCGACGCTGCCATCGGGCACGGTGGGCTACCACGCCGGCTACTTCCGCGCCGCCGCCGACACCATCAGCATCACAGTGTATGGCCAGGGCGGCCACGGCGCCGCACCGCACGACACGCGCGACCCCGTCGTGATGGCCGCGCGCATCGTGCTGGCACTGCAAACGCTGGTCTCGCGCGAAAACAATCCGATGGACCCCGTCGTCATCACGGTGGGCAGCATCCATGGCGGCACGCAGGCCAACATCGTGCCCGACCAGGTCACCATGCAACTGACGGTGCGCACTTTCAAGGATGCCGTGCGCAAGCGCGTGCTGGCCAGCATCGCGCGTGAAGTCAAGGGCGAAGCGTTTGCCGCCGGCGCGCCGAAAGAGCCGCTGGTGGAGATTCGTCCCGGCACGGACGCCGTCTACAACGACCCGGACCTGACCCTGCGCATGGTGTCTACCTTGCAAAAATCGCTGGGCGCGGCCAACGTGACGGAAATGCCGGCCAAGATGACGTCGGAAGACTTCGCCAACTACGGCCAGGCCGGCGTGAAAGCCGTGCTGCTGCATATCGGCGCGGTGGAGCCAGGCAAGCTGGCGGCGGCCAAGGCCAGCGGCAAACCGCTGGCCGGCCCGCACTCGCCGCAATGGGCACCCGAGTACCAGCCGACCATCAAGGCGGCGATCACGGCGGAAACGTCGATCCTGCTCGATTTGCTGGGCAAGAAGCAGTAA
- a CDS encoding methyl-accepting chemotaxis protein has protein sequence MGFIANIKIGKRLSIGFVLILAMTVLIATVGVWRLNEVATSTRAMMAEPLTKERLITDWYGLNFASIRRTAAIVKSSDPALGPYFKEDSAASVKKAAELLKQIEPLVVGDKEKALFAKILEQRKVYSASRDGAVKAKADGDVEGAAKILDTAFTPAAKVYQDLLQELVTLQRESIDATAKQIDASAVHDTTVISLLTLFAVAFGVLCSWLLTTGITRPLRQALALAETVAAGDLTQTVATTAKDETGALLTALGNMNNNLVSIVSQVRSGTDSIATASSEIAAGNLDLSSRTEQQAGSLEETASSMEELTSTVRQNADNARQANQLAIAAAGIASRGGSVVAEVVATMGSINESSRKIVDIISVIDGIAFQTNILALNAAVEAARAGEQGRGFAVVAGEVRNLAQRSAAAAKEIKGLIDDSVSKVGVGAKLVDQAGATMDEVVSSVKRVTDIIGEISSASQEQTHGIGQVNQAITQMDQVTQQNAALVEEAAAAAGSLQEQANGLAQVVSVFKLREQPGLLRRPAPQPAAARPAPAAPRPRVAVRGAAVPPRTLAPAKAAAGDDWEEF, from the coding sequence ATGGGCTTTATCGCAAATATCAAGATCGGCAAGCGCCTGAGCATCGGCTTTGTCCTGATCCTGGCAATGACCGTTCTGATCGCTACAGTGGGCGTGTGGCGCCTCAATGAGGTGGCGACGTCGACGCGGGCCATGATGGCCGAACCGCTGACCAAGGAACGCCTGATTACCGACTGGTATGGCTTGAACTTTGCCTCGATCCGTCGCACGGCCGCCATCGTCAAGAGCAGTGACCCGGCGCTGGGACCGTATTTCAAGGAAGACTCGGCCGCGTCCGTGAAGAAGGCGGCCGAATTGCTCAAGCAGATCGAGCCGCTCGTCGTGGGGGACAAGGAAAAAGCCCTGTTTGCCAAGATCCTCGAGCAGCGCAAGGTGTACAGCGCCTCGCGCGACGGGGCCGTCAAGGCCAAGGCCGATGGCGACGTGGAAGGCGCGGCGAAAATTCTCGACACCGCATTTACCCCGGCCGCCAAGGTGTACCAGGATTTACTGCAGGAACTGGTGACCTTGCAGCGCGAAAGCATCGATGCGACGGCCAAGCAGATCGACGCTTCCGCCGTGCATGACACCACCGTCATCAGCCTGCTGACGCTGTTCGCCGTGGCATTCGGCGTGTTGTGCTCGTGGCTGCTGACGACGGGCATCACGCGTCCGCTGCGCCAGGCGCTGGCGCTGGCCGAAACGGTGGCCGCCGGCGACCTGACGCAGACCGTCGCCACGACGGCGAAGGATGAAACGGGGGCGTTGCTCACGGCCCTGGGCAATATGAACAACAATCTGGTCAGCATCGTCAGCCAGGTGCGCAGCGGCACGGACAGCATCGCCACGGCATCGTCGGAAATCGCGGCCGGCAACCTGGACCTGTCGTCGCGCACGGAACAGCAGGCCGGTTCGCTGGAAGAAACGGCTTCGTCGATGGAAGAGCTGACCAGCACCGTCAGGCAGAACGCGGATAACGCGCGCCAGGCCAACCAGCTGGCCATCGCGGCGGCCGGCATCGCCAGCCGCGGCGGCTCGGTGGTGGCCGAAGTGGTGGCGACCATGGGGTCGATCAACGAGTCGTCGCGCAAGATCGTCGACATCATCAGCGTGATCGACGGCATCGCCTTCCAGACGAATATCCTGGCGCTCAATGCGGCCGTGGAAGCGGCGCGGGCTGGCGAGCAGGGGCGCGGTTTTGCGGTCGTGGCCGGCGAAGTGCGCAACCTGGCGCAGCGTTCGGCCGCGGCGGCCAAGGAAATCAAGGGCTTGATCGACGATTCCGTCAGCAAGGTGGGCGTGGGGGCCAAGCTGGTCGACCAGGCCGGTGCGACGATGGATGAAGTGGTGTCCAGCGTCAAGCGCGTGACCGACATCATCGGCGAGATTTCCAGCGCCAGCCAGGAACAGACGCACGGCATCGGGCAAGTCAACCAGGCGATTACCCAGATGGACCAGGTGACCCAGCAGAATGCGGCCCTGGTGGAAGAGGCGGCGGCCGCCGCCGGTTCGCTGCAAGAGCAGGCGAACGGCCTGGCGCAAGTGGTCAGCGTATTCAAGCTGCGCGAACAGCCAGGCTTGCTGCGCCGTCCGGCGCCACAGCCGGCAGCCGCGCGTCCTGCGCCGGCAGCACCGCGCCCGCGCGTTGCCGTGCGCGGCGCCGCCGTGCCGCCAAGGACGCTGGCGCCAGCCAAGGCGGCAGCCGGCGATGACTGGGAAGAGTTTTAA
- a CDS encoding ABC transporter ATP-binding protein, giving the protein MLSLKALDKTYDNGVHAINNVSLEIPAGLFGLLGPNGAGKSSLMRTIATLQDPDSGSMHFNGVDVASDKAALRRQLGYLPQDFGVYPRVSAVELLNHFAILKGLHQRGERREAVEALLQLTNLWEARKRAVASYSGGMRQRFGIAQALLGAPRLVIVDEPTAGLDPDERQRFLNLLARIGDKVVVILSTHIVEDVTNLCPRMAMIAKGRVLIDGAPQAAIATLQDRVWRRSVSDAELAQYQQHCTVLSSRLVAGRTQINVYADSQPDDGFRRVEPDLEDVYFLQLRAA; this is encoded by the coding sequence ATGCTATCGCTCAAAGCGCTCGATAAAACTTACGACAACGGCGTTCACGCCATCAATAACGTCAGCCTGGAGATTCCCGCCGGTCTGTTTGGCCTGCTCGGGCCGAATGGCGCCGGCAAGTCCTCGCTGATGCGCACCATTGCCACCTTGCAGGATCCCGACAGCGGCAGCATGCATTTCAACGGCGTCGATGTCGCCAGCGACAAGGCGGCGCTGCGGCGCCAGCTCGGCTACCTGCCGCAGGATTTCGGCGTCTATCCCAGAGTCAGCGCGGTCGAGCTGCTCAATCACTTTGCCATCTTGAAGGGACTGCATCAGCGGGGCGAGCGCCGCGAGGCGGTCGAGGCGCTGCTGCAGCTGACCAATCTGTGGGAGGCGCGCAAGCGCGCCGTCGCCAGCTATTCGGGCGGCATGCGCCAGCGCTTCGGCATCGCCCAGGCGCTGCTGGGCGCGCCGCGCCTGGTGATCGTCGACGAACCGACCGCCGGCCTGGACCCCGATGAACGCCAGCGCTTCCTGAACCTGCTGGCGCGCATCGGCGACAAGGTGGTGGTGATCCTGTCGACCCACATCGTCGAAGACGTGACCAATCTGTGCCCCCGCATGGCCATGATCGCCAAGGGGCGCGTGCTGATCGACGGCGCGCCGCAGGCGGCGATCGCCACCCTGCAGGACCGCGTCTGGCGCCGCAGCGTCAGCGATGCCGAACTGGCGCAGTACCAGCAGCACTGCACGGTGCTGTCGAGCCGCCTGGTGGCGGGCCGCACGCAGATCAACGTGTATGCGGACAGCCAGCCCGATGACGGCTTCCGCCGTGTCGAACCGGACCTGGAAGACGTCTACTTCCTGCAACTGCGGGCGGCCTGA
- a CDS encoding ABC transporter permease/M1 family aminopeptidase, translating to MWQEFFRFDLRYQLRQPLLWLMTVPLMAGAFLTAGSPTFRLGGGIGNVHLNAPAVIANQLGVLSMLAMFLVAVFIAGAVLRDSDAGIADLLYATPMRKRDYLGGRFLAGLAACLLVFVLVVLAMMLGSLTSAADPERLNPVTPLPYLWSFAVFIVPNVLFVAALLMLLAVAGRSMLLVYVGVLAFFVLWAASGLLAGRPALAMTAALLDPFGVRALALATRYFTSAEMNTALPPLAGLLLANRLLWGVLSLALLAATIWLFKPQRAGAGRVWFRRAVRAQAAPVAIVAAGPALGPVVPQFGMAAAWRQFWHVLRFDTMGVLKSVPFLVMLLLALANFIANVSVGGLRFDSVPYPLTRLMLVELADSLNFVLAIVVMFYSGELVWRDRHAKIADLTDALPVPGWLPLLAKCGALTAVVAVFLGAGVLAALAVQLLQGGVRPEPLLYLQGTLMNAAWFVLMALAMLALQVLVNQKYVAYALSLLLVMFKPLLAALGFEHPLYRFASLPELVYSDLNGYGGRLAGWLWFALYWTLGTVALLLVAQAFRPSGRAARWRVRWSQGVRRLRGASGWALALSLAGFAASGSWIAYNMHVLNHYQSGAQLLDARADHERRYRQYLALPQPGITAIAANVDLYPAQRSAAIRGRYRVKNRGATPLRTLYLQMDTAAQTTWQALPAHRVLVDDARHGVRIIELAQALAPGATLDLAFLVTVRQQGFTASGQSEGVQHNGSYFTIEQYFPHLGYNAAQEIADSGERRQRGLSAPHGMPKLDDPQARYSNYWKQWGIDGDLVDFQTTISTSADQVAIAPGTLEGSWQQGGRRYFSYRMAQPALPFFAFQSGRWQVRRAQWQDVAIEIHHDAKHAWNTGSMVAGAQQALAYNTAHFGPYPHRHLRIVEFPLYQQYARSFPGLIPFSESLGFISDLRDPDGVDHVFYVTAHEVAHQWWGDQLIAANVQGSGMLTESLAEYSALMAVEQRFGADKVRRILRFDLDAYLAGRGREQGRELPLFRSEGQAYIEYRKGSLAFYRLRAEIGEAALNRALKAFLAQHRYRSSPYATSRDLLSFIRAETPTAQQQLVTDLFERIVLYDNRLAGASALRRADGRWDVTLQVQLAKLEADGKGRDTPRAYDEPVDLAVFADGAPQRLLYRGKHRLPGGAASVTVTVDAPPGEAVLDPEQLLIERNGLDNRRRVQLTGG from the coding sequence ATGTGGCAGGAATTCTTTCGCTTCGACTTGCGCTACCAATTGCGCCAGCCCTTGCTGTGGCTGATGACGGTGCCCCTGATGGCCGGTGCCTTTCTGACGGCCGGCAGCCCGACCTTCCGCCTCGGTGGCGGCATCGGCAATGTGCACCTGAACGCGCCGGCCGTGATCGCCAACCAGCTTGGCGTGCTGAGCATGCTTGCCATGTTCCTGGTGGCCGTGTTTATCGCCGGCGCCGTGCTGCGCGACAGCGACGCCGGCATCGCCGATCTGCTGTACGCCACGCCGATGCGCAAGCGCGACTACCTGGGCGGGCGCTTCCTGGCCGGCCTGGCGGCCTGCCTGCTGGTATTCGTGCTGGTGGTGCTGGCGATGATGCTCGGTTCGCTCACTTCCGCCGCCGACCCCGAGCGGCTCAACCCCGTCACGCCGCTGCCCTATCTGTGGAGCTTTGCCGTCTTTATCGTGCCCAATGTGCTGTTTGTCGCCGCGCTGCTGATGCTGCTGGCCGTGGCCGGGCGCTCGATGCTGCTCGTGTACGTGGGCGTGCTGGCGTTTTTCGTGCTGTGGGCGGCCTCCGGCCTGCTGGCCGGACGTCCGGCGCTAGCCATGACGGCGGCCTTGCTGGACCCGTTTGGCGTGCGCGCCCTGGCGCTGGCCACGCGCTACTTCACCAGCGCCGAAATGAATACGGCGCTGCCGCCGCTGGCCGGCCTGCTGCTGGCCAACCGCCTGCTGTGGGGCGTGCTGTCGCTGGCGCTGCTGGCGGCCACCATCTGGCTGTTCAAGCCGCAGCGCGCCGGTGCAGGCCGCGTCTGGTTCCGCCGTGCCGTCCGCGCGCAGGCGGCGCCCGTTGCCATCGTCGCGGCCGGCCCCGCGCTGGGCCCGGTCGTGCCGCAGTTTGGCATGGCGGCGGCATGGCGGCAATTCTGGCATGTGCTGCGCTTTGACACGATGGGCGTGCTGAAAAGCGTGCCTTTCCTCGTCATGCTGCTGCTGGCGCTGGCCAACTTCATCGCCAATGTCAGCGTCGGCGGCTTGCGCTTTGACAGCGTGCCGTATCCGCTGACGCGCCTGATGCTGGTCGAACTGGCCGACAGCCTGAACTTTGTGCTGGCCATCGTCGTGATGTTCTACAGCGGCGAGCTGGTATGGCGCGACCGGCACGCGAAGATCGCTGACCTGACGGACGCCTTGCCCGTGCCGGGCTGGCTGCCGCTGCTGGCCAAGTGCGGTGCCTTGACCGCCGTGGTGGCCGTGTTTCTGGGCGCCGGCGTGCTGGCAGCGCTGGCGGTACAGCTGCTCCAGGGCGGCGTGCGCCCGGAACCGCTGCTGTATCTGCAAGGCACGCTGATGAACGCCGCCTGGTTCGTGCTGATGGCGCTGGCCATGCTGGCGCTGCAGGTACTCGTCAACCAGAAATACGTCGCGTATGCGCTTTCGCTGCTGCTGGTGATGTTCAAGCCACTGCTGGCCGCGCTGGGCTTCGAGCATCCTCTGTACCGCTTTGCCTCGCTGCCGGAACTGGTGTACTCGGATTTGAATGGCTATGGCGGCCGGCTGGCCGGCTGGCTGTGGTTCGCGCTGTACTGGACGCTGGGTACGGTGGCGCTGCTGCTGGTGGCGCAGGCTTTTCGCCCGTCGGGGCGCGCGGCCCGCTGGCGCGTGCGCTGGTCGCAAGGCGTGCGGCGCCTGCGCGGCGCCAGCGGCTGGGCCCTGGCCCTGAGCCTGGCCGGCTTTGCCGCCAGCGGCAGCTGGATCGCCTACAACATGCACGTGCTGAACCACTATCAGTCCGGCGCGCAGCTGCTCGATGCGCGCGCCGACCATGAACGGCGCTATCGCCAGTATCTGGCGCTGCCGCAGCCCGGCATCACGGCGATTGCCGCCAATGTCGACCTGTATCCGGCGCAGCGCAGCGCGGCGATACGCGGCCGCTATCGCGTGAAGAATCGTGGCGCGACGCCGCTGCGCACGCTGTACCTGCAGATGGATACGGCGGCACAGACCACCTGGCAGGCACTGCCCGCGCACCGCGTGCTGGTCGACGATGCGCGCCATGGCGTGCGCATCATCGAACTGGCGCAGGCGCTGGCGCCGGGCGCGACGCTCGATCTTGCGTTTCTCGTGACCGTGCGCCAGCAGGGCTTTACGGCCAGCGGCCAGTCCGAGGGCGTGCAGCACAACGGCAGCTATTTCACCATCGAGCAGTATTTCCCGCACCTGGGCTACAACGCGGCGCAGGAGATCGCGGACAGCGGCGAGCGCCGGCAGCGTGGCCTGAGCGCGCCGCATGGCATGCCCAAGCTCGACGACCCGCAGGCGCGCTACAGCAATTATTGGAAGCAGTGGGGCATCGATGGCGACCTGGTCGACTTCCAGACCACCATCTCCACCAGCGCGGACCAGGTGGCGATCGCCCCGGGCACGCTGGAGGGCAGCTGGCAGCAAGGCGGGCGCCGTTATTTCAGCTACCGCATGGCGCAGCCGGCGCTGCCGTTCTTCGCCTTCCAGTCCGGCCGCTGGCAGGTGCGGCGCGCGCAGTGGCAGGATGTGGCGATCGAGATCCACCACGATGCGAAGCACGCGTGGAATACCGGCAGCATGGTCGCCGGCGCGCAGCAGGCGCTCGCCTACAACACGGCGCACTTCGGCCCCTACCCGCACCGGCACTTGCGCATCGTCGAGTTCCCCCTGTACCAGCAGTATGCGCGCAGCTTCCCGGGCCTGATCCCGTTTTCGGAGTCGCTGGGTTTTATCAGCGACCTGCGCGACCCCGATGGCGTCGACCATGTGTTCTATGTCACGGCGCATGAAGTGGCGCACCAGTGGTGGGGCGACCAGCTCATCGCCGCCAACGTGCAGGGCAGCGGCATGCTGACGGAATCGCTGGCGGAGTATTCGGCGCTGATGGCGGTGGAGCAGCGCTTCGGCGCCGACAAGGTGCGGCGCATCCTGCGCTTCGACCTCGATGCCTACCTCGCCGGCCGGGGCCGGGAACAGGGCCGGGAGCTGCCCCTGTTCCGCAGCGAGGGCCAGGCGTATATCGAATACCGCAAAGGCAGCCTGGCGTTCTACCGCCTGCGCGCCGAAATCGGCGAGGCGGCCTTGAACCGCGCCTTGAAAGCCTTCCTGGCGCAGCATCGCTATCGCAGCTCGCCCTATGCGACCAGCCGCGACCTGCTGTCCTTTATCCGCGCCGAAACGCCGACGGCGCAGCAGCAGTTGGTCACCGACCTGTTCGAGCGTATCGTCCTGTACGACAACCGCCTGGCCGGCGCCAGTGCGCTGCGCCGTGCCGATGGCCGCTGGGACGTGACCTTGCAAGTGCAGCTGGCCAAGCTGGAAGCCGACGGCAAGGGCCGCGATACGCCGCGCGCCTACGATGAGCCGGTCGACCTGGCGGTGTTTGCCGATGGCGCGCCACAGCGCCTGCTGTATCGCGGCAAGCACCGCTTGCCCGGCGGCGCCGCATCGGTGACGGTGACGGTCGATGCGCCACCGGGCGAAGCGGTGCTGGATCCGGAGCAGCTGCTGATCGAGCGCAATGGGCTGGACAACCGCCGGCGCGTGCAGCTTACAGGCGGTTGA
- a CDS encoding LytR/AlgR family response regulator transcription factor: protein MRVMIIDDERLARDELRRLLREHPWVSVVGEAANVQEGLQQIAALAPDLIFLDVQMPDGSGFDLLGALAQAPAVIFTTAYDRYALRAFDVSALDYLLKPIDPPRLAQALEKRRPVPREGGATAADGKVFIKDGERCWFVALDDIALFESEGNYTRVYFDSHRPLLLRSLVQLEARLDAAKFMRVSRSRIVNLASVTDIAPAPAGGMTLTLHGGLRVGMSRRRAIVFRQLNRL, encoded by the coding sequence ATGCGCGTGATGATCATCGACGATGAGCGGCTGGCGCGCGACGAGTTGCGCCGCCTGCTGCGCGAGCATCCATGGGTCAGCGTGGTCGGCGAAGCGGCCAACGTACAGGAAGGCTTGCAGCAGATCGCGGCGCTGGCGCCGGACCTGATTTTCCTCGACGTGCAAATGCCTGATGGCAGCGGCTTCGACCTGCTGGGGGCGCTCGCGCAAGCGCCGGCCGTGATCTTCACCACGGCCTACGACCGCTATGCGCTGCGCGCCTTTGACGTCAGCGCCCTCGATTACCTGCTCAAACCCATCGATCCGCCACGGCTGGCGCAAGCGCTCGAGAAGCGCCGGCCCGTCCCCCGGGAAGGCGGGGCGACGGCCGCCGATGGCAAGGTATTCATCAAGGACGGCGAGCGCTGCTGGTTCGTGGCGCTGGACGATATCGCGCTGTTCGAATCGGAAGGCAATTACACGCGCGTGTATTTTGATAGCCACCGTCCGCTGCTGCTGCGCTCACTGGTGCAGCTAGAAGCGCGGCTGGACGCGGCGAAATTCATGCGCGTCAGCCGCAGCCGCATCGTCAACCTCGCCAGCGTGACGGACATCGCGCCCGCGCCCGCGGGCGGCATGACGCTCACCTTGCACGGCGGCCTGCGCGTGGGCATGTCGCGCCGGCGCGCCATCGTCTTCAGACAGCTCAACCGCCTGTAA